A window from Bufo bufo chromosome 1, aBufBuf1.1, whole genome shotgun sequence encodes these proteins:
- the LOC120999832 gene encoding E3 SUMO-protein ligase ZBED1-like: MLKPTTTTTTKEMNPDQPRIDAMLQSTLPPNSEKVKRITKSVAAFIAKDLRPYSVVENSGFRYLLKTIEPRYKIPSRSHFTENVIPALYHETKAKIIASMSQASRVAITCDSWTSVTTESYVTITAHYVSKDWQILSHVLQTRAIYESHTGAHLAELLSHVVEEWQLSDKSVVLVTDNASNMIVAAQVGKFPHVKCFAHTLNLASQRALKVATLSRLLGRVRRISTFFHRSTRASHCLKEKQKCLGLKNHKLITDVATRWNSAYDMVERFLEQQPAVCATLLSPEVRRGESDLCTLNETDVSNAEDAVSALKPMKDATMLMSEERNPTVSLIAPINAQLLQSMTDTMGDTPMIHEIKNSIRTDLQKRYSSEAEKKILHTASALDPRFKGLPFILTDEERLEIFKGVTEEAASLEITSDESERTQEDHQVPRRKRTLEEEDSSPIEDNHSESPPSPPKKARSLLVSLLGQSFTDTEGTIEPKKTPYAKAEEEMENYCKAPPLPLTEDPLNWWREHEVIFPLLSRLSKQYLCIPGTSVSAERVFSTAGDVVTAKRSALKPDHVDQLVFLQKNLHVPKC; this comes from the exons ATGCTAAaacctaccaccaccaccaccaccaaggaAATGAACCCAGATCAGCCAAGAATTGATGCAATGTTACAGTCAACTTTGCCGCCCAACTCTGAAAAGGTAAAGAGAATAACAAAATCTGTGGCAGCTTTCATAGCGAAGGACCTGCGCCCTTACTCTGTTGTGGAAAACAGTGGGTTTCGCTACCTTTTGAAGACGATAGAGCCGCGTTACAAGATCCCGTCACGAAGTCACTTTACAGAAAACGTCATACCTGCACTCTACCACGAAACCAAAGCTAagataattgcatcaatgagCCAAGCAAGTCGAGTCGCAATAACGTGTgattcctggacttcagtcacgaCAGAGTCTTATGTTACAATAACAGCACATTACGTTAGTAAGGACTGGCAGATTTTGTCGCATGTACTGCAAACGAGAGCCATTTATGAGTCTCACACGGGTGCTCATCTGGCAGAGCTACTTTCTCATGTTGTGGAAGAATGGCAGCTGTCCGATAAATCTGTAGTGCTTGTGACCGACAACGCGTCAAACATGATAGTTGCAGCTCAAGTTGGAAAATTCCCCCATGTGAAATGCTTCGCCCATACACTGAATCTTGCATCCCAGCGAGCGTTGAAAGTGGCCACTCTCTCTAGGCTTCTTGGCAGAGTACGTCGGATATCCACATTCTTTCACCGCAGCACTAGAGCAAGCCACTGTCTAAAAGAGAAACAGAAATGTCTTGGCCTGAAGAATCATAAGCTGATAACTGATGTGGCAACAAGATGGAACAGTGCATACGACATGGTCGAGAGGTTCTTGGAACAACAACCTGCAGTCTGTGCCACCTTGCTGTCTCCAGAAGTCAGAAGAGGAGAGTCCGATCTCTGCACTCTAAACGAAACAGATGTGTCAAATGCAGAGGACGCCGTGAGTGCATTAAAGCCAATGAAGGATGCAACCATGCTGATGTCAGAAGAGCGCAATCCAACAGTTTCTCTCATTGCCCCTATAAATGCACAACTTCTCCAGAGCATGACAGACACGATGGGAGACACACCCATGATCCATGAGATCAAGAATTCTATTAGAACAGATCTCCAGAAGAGGTACAGCAGTGAGGCCGAGAAGAAGATCCTTCATACAGCCTCTGCACTGGATCCTCGCTTTAAGGGACTGCCTTtcatcctcacagatgaagaaagATTGGAGATATTTAAAGGAGTCACTGAGGAAGCTGCATCCTTGGAG ATTACATCAGATGAGAGTGAGAGGACACAAGAGGATCATCAAGTGCCTAGAAGAAAACGAACTCTGGAAGAAGAGGACAGTTCACCCATCGAAGACAACCATTCTGAATCTCCACCATCTCCTCCAAAAAAGGCCAGATCGCTGCTCGTGAGTTTGCTGGGACAgtctttcactgacactgaaggtACAATAGAACCCAAAAAGACCCCCTATGCCAAGGCTGAAGAGGAAATGGAAAACTATTGTAAAGCCCCACCTCTGCCTCTCACTGAGGACCCTTTGAACTGGTGGCGTGAGCATGAGGTCATATTTCCCCTCCTTTCTCGGCTGTCAAAGCAATACTTGTGTATCCCAGGTACAAGCGTGTCTGCAGAGCGGGTTTTCTCCACTGCAGGAGATGTGGTAACTGCAAAAAGAAGCGCCCTCAAACCAGACCATGTAGATCAATTGGTGTTCTTACAGAAAAATCTACATGTTCCCAAATGCTGA